One Pieris brassicae chromosome 11, ilPieBrab1.1, whole genome shotgun sequence DNA window includes the following coding sequences:
- the LOC123716182 gene encoding mast cell protease 1A-like isoform X1, which yields MSTDVVILLLIVDFSLGSSFEGKVIGGKYATIKNFPHVAFLKINVDYEAYICGSSVLNQLLLVSAAHCFELIDKRTIIGVYAGHHDIFQVKLVRLVKTVYRHKSYHSETIANDIALIKLKHALPFGEFIKRVILRPNIHKEVGILAGWGATNSQMSEFDYKLKCVSQKLRSKDDCSRIGTLHKGMICAGSFNSNHSRPSNHRSQASATISASGAMKVDQTEVKYAPPGVIRGDSGSGLIGKDYQIVGIVSHLVTSYPAIIVYTNVSHYYSWIHQKAAKILCPIE from the exons atgaGTACTGACGTTGTTATACTGTTGCTTATAGTCGATTTTTCTTTAGGCAGTAGTTTTGAGGGGAAAGTTATTGGTGGGAAATAtgcaacaattaaaaattttccTCATGTagcatttttgaaaataaacgtAGACTATGAGGCATATATTTGTGGATCTTCTGTGTTGAATCaactattgttagtgtctGCCGCACATTGTTTTGAGCTAATAGATAAACGTACTATTATAGGTGTGTATGCGGGACATCATGACATTTTTCAG GTGAAACTAGTGAGACTGGTGAAAACTGTATATCGTCACAAATCTTACCACTCCGAAACCATAGCTAATGACATTGCTTTGATAAAACTTAAGCACGCCTTACCTTTTGGGGAGTTTATTAAGCGTGTGATTTTGCGACCAAATATCCACAAGGAAGTCGGAATATTGGCTGGGTGGGGAGCAACGAAT AGCCAGATGAGTGAATTTGATTACAAGCTGAAGTGTGTCTCGCAGAAGTTGAGGTCCAAAGATGACTGTTCACGAATTGGTACATTGCACAAGGGAATGATATGTGCCGGAAGTTTCAATTCTAATCATTCAAGGCCATCAaa CCACCGGTCTCAAGCAAGTGCAACAATCTCAGCTTCTGGCGCCATGAAAGTAGATCAAACAGAAGTGAAATACGCCCCACCAGGCGTCATACG aGGCGACTCTGGCAGCGGACTGATTGGCAAGGATTATCAAATAGTTGGCATTGTATCACATTTGGTCACCTCTTATCCAGCTATTATTGTCTATACAAATGTATCTCACTATTATTCCTGGATACATCAGAAGGcagcaaaaatattatgtccTATTGAATAA
- the LOC123716183 gene encoding ATP-dependent Clp protease proteolytic subunit yields the protein MALKMVRKAVKTICLREKCCGYQRTLSTSEPVRLGMIPIVVEQTGRGERAYDIYSRLLRERIICLMGPINDEISSLVVAQLLFLQSESSKKPVHLYINSPGGNVTAGLGIYDTMQYITPPVATWCVGQACSMASLLLAAGAPGMRHALPNSRIMIHQPSGGVRGQATDIQIQAEEILKLKAQINGLYVRHTGLLIEKVQSSMERDYFMSPVEAKSFGLIDNVLEHPPSHALENETGNSGGTATSD from the coding sequence ATGGCGTTAAAAATGGTACGTAAAGCTGTCAAAACTATATGTTTACGAGAAAAATGTTGTGGATACCAAAGAACTTTAAGCACTAGCGAACCCGTAAGGTTGGGTATGATCCCTATTGTTGTGGAGCAAACTGGAAGGGGTGAGCGTGCATACGATATTTACTCTAGGCTCCTCCGTGAACGAATAATATGCCTAATGGGACCCATAAATGACGAAATAAGTTCATTGGTTGTGGCGCAACTTTTGTTTTTGCAATCAGAATCTAGCAAGAAACCTGttcatttgtatattaattcgCCAGGTGGTAATGTAACAGCCGGGCTTGGTATATATGATACTATGCAGTATATAACTCCACCAGTTGCAACTTGGTGTGTTGGTCAAGCTTGTAGTATGGCATCTCTACTTTTGGCTGCAGGAGCACCAGGTATGCGCCATGCCTTACCTAATTCTAGGATTATGATACATCAACCATCAGGTGGTGTAAGGGGTCAAGCTACAGATATACAGATACAAGctgaagaaattttaaaactaaaagctCAAATTAATGGCTTATATGTTCGTCATACTGGTTTGTTAATTGAGAAAGTGCAGTCATCTATGGAACGTGATTACTTTATGTCTCCAGTTGAGGCTAAGAGCTTTGGCTTGATAGATAATGTTTTAGAGCATCCACCATCACATGCTTTGGAGAATGAAACTGGTAATTCAGGTGGTACAGCAACAAGTGATTAA
- the LOC123716180 gene encoding uncharacterized protein LOC123716180 isoform X1: MSKRKVSTNEMVAKSEKKAFFLSVLACSTPEHRLESPSRDSDSICDSDAGSPVPFLCTQDGAEGETDVVWNFYTPKSDKGTSRSKNTTPLSRKPRKTRKLIEKPLPKRRTVRPSQKKTELFQDLIELNQNLHEIIGKKSKTNSNKPTSCSEEDIFSDTSESSPKSGLKTNSRCLRKNVLSSKFKKQEPENCLESDDSMNECLLKASQVVEENIINYDHSAPKRPCRAISNENSFKTNVNTTIDQVCMDTILSNIKLESPCLIKAKKCGSPRFNNDSFDNLLGDLNDSALEKLSQMPVKDTKKSNAYDSIWALQDESLSFKSMFARHNSMPESPSVKELNQPSTSGMAFGRYSSMPFNKSDEKIIVPGDSPIRCTPDEIKKKHQLARERLLAKRLLPFTASQQCSQLANSLTQQSIDTLPTKKSVFQPKVASAPTKLLNQKNIPNMNDRKPKLHVKDDAADLKLLIEKKRQEALMKLRRRQPK, encoded by the exons ATGAGCAAGAGAAAAGTTTCAACAAATGAGATGGTAGctaaaagtgaaaaaaaag CCTTTTTCCTTTCAGTGCTAGCGTGTTCTACGCCAGAACATAGATTAGAGTCGCCGTCAAGAGACAGCGATTCCATTTGTGATTCAGACGCTGGGAGTCCAGTGCCTTTTTTGTGTACTCAAGATGGAGCAGAAGGAGAAACTGATGTTGTGTGGAATTTCTACACACCTAAATCTGATAAAGGTACATCTCGATCAAAAAATACAACTCCCCTTAGTAGAAAACCAAGAAAGACGagaaaattaatagaaaaaccATTACCTAAACGAAGAACAGTAAGACCATCACAAAAGAAGACTGAATTGTTTCAAGAtcttattgaattaaatcaaaatttacatgaaataatagggaaaaaatctaaaacaaatTCTAATAAACCAACATCATGTAGTGAAGAAGACATTTTTAGTGATACCAGTGAAAGTTCTCCAAAAAGTGGCTTAAAGACAAATAGCAGATGCCttagaaaaaatgttttaagttcaaaattcaaaaaacaaGAGCCTGAGAATTGTTTAGAATCAGACGATTCTATGAATGAGTGTCTTTTAAAAGCCAGCCAGGTTGTTGAAGAGAACATAATCAACTATGATCATTCTGCACCAAAAAGGCCGTGCCGGGCAATATCtaatgaaaatagttttaaaaccaATGTCAATACAACAATTGATCAAGTTTGTAtggatacaattttaagtaacatTAAATTAGAGTCACCTTGCCTGATTAAAGCTAAGAAATGTGGATCTCCAAGATTTAATAATGATTCTTTTGATAATCTGCTTGGAGATTTAAATGATAGTGctttagaaaaattatcacAGATGCCTGTCAAAGATACAAAGAAATCAAATGCATATGATTCAATTTGGGCATTACAAGATGAAAGTCTGTCCTTTAAATCTATGTTTGCCCGACATAATTCAATGCCAGAGTCCCCATCTGTaaaagaactaaatcaacCATCAACTAGTGGTATGGCTTTTGGTAGATACAGTTCAATGCCTTTTAACAAAAGTGATGAAAAAATCATAG TTCCAGGTGATTCACCAATAAGATGTACTCCTgatgaaataaagaaaaagcaTCAGCTGGCACGGGAGAGATTGTTGGCTAAGAGACTTCTGCCATTTACAGCATCGCAACAATGCTCCCAATTAGCAAATAGTCTCACTCAGCAATCTATAGATACCTTGCCAACAAAGAAATCTGTCTTCCAGCCAAAAGTTGCAAGTGCACctacaaaattattgaatcaaaaaaatattcctaatATGAATGATAGAAAACCTAAACTACATGTAAAAGATGATGCTGCTGaccttaaattattaattgaaaagaAAAGACAAGAAGCACTAATGAAGCTGAGACGAAGGcaaccaaaataa
- the LOC123716180 gene encoding uncharacterized protein LOC123716180 isoform X2 — MSKRKVSTNEMVAKSEKKVLACSTPEHRLESPSRDSDSICDSDAGSPVPFLCTQDGAEGETDVVWNFYTPKSDKGTSRSKNTTPLSRKPRKTRKLIEKPLPKRRTVRPSQKKTELFQDLIELNQNLHEIIGKKSKTNSNKPTSCSEEDIFSDTSESSPKSGLKTNSRCLRKNVLSSKFKKQEPENCLESDDSMNECLLKASQVVEENIINYDHSAPKRPCRAISNENSFKTNVNTTIDQVCMDTILSNIKLESPCLIKAKKCGSPRFNNDSFDNLLGDLNDSALEKLSQMPVKDTKKSNAYDSIWALQDESLSFKSMFARHNSMPESPSVKELNQPSTSGMAFGRYSSMPFNKSDEKIIVPGDSPIRCTPDEIKKKHQLARERLLAKRLLPFTASQQCSQLANSLTQQSIDTLPTKKSVFQPKVASAPTKLLNQKNIPNMNDRKPKLHVKDDAADLKLLIEKKRQEALMKLRRRQPK, encoded by the exons ATGAGCAAGAGAAAAGTTTCAACAAATGAGATGGTAGctaaaagtgaaaaaaaag TGCTAGCGTGTTCTACGCCAGAACATAGATTAGAGTCGCCGTCAAGAGACAGCGATTCCATTTGTGATTCAGACGCTGGGAGTCCAGTGCCTTTTTTGTGTACTCAAGATGGAGCAGAAGGAGAAACTGATGTTGTGTGGAATTTCTACACACCTAAATCTGATAAAGGTACATCTCGATCAAAAAATACAACTCCCCTTAGTAGAAAACCAAGAAAGACGagaaaattaatagaaaaaccATTACCTAAACGAAGAACAGTAAGACCATCACAAAAGAAGACTGAATTGTTTCAAGAtcttattgaattaaatcaaaatttacatgaaataatagggaaaaaatctaaaacaaatTCTAATAAACCAACATCATGTAGTGAAGAAGACATTTTTAGTGATACCAGTGAAAGTTCTCCAAAAAGTGGCTTAAAGACAAATAGCAGATGCCttagaaaaaatgttttaagttcaaaattcaaaaaacaaGAGCCTGAGAATTGTTTAGAATCAGACGATTCTATGAATGAGTGTCTTTTAAAAGCCAGCCAGGTTGTTGAAGAGAACATAATCAACTATGATCATTCTGCACCAAAAAGGCCGTGCCGGGCAATATCtaatgaaaatagttttaaaaccaATGTCAATACAACAATTGATCAAGTTTGTAtggatacaattttaagtaacatTAAATTAGAGTCACCTTGCCTGATTAAAGCTAAGAAATGTGGATCTCCAAGATTTAATAATGATTCTTTTGATAATCTGCTTGGAGATTTAAATGATAGTGctttagaaaaattatcacAGATGCCTGTCAAAGATACAAAGAAATCAAATGCATATGATTCAATTTGGGCATTACAAGATGAAAGTCTGTCCTTTAAATCTATGTTTGCCCGACATAATTCAATGCCAGAGTCCCCATCTGTaaaagaactaaatcaacCATCAACTAGTGGTATGGCTTTTGGTAGATACAGTTCAATGCCTTTTAACAAAAGTGATGAAAAAATCATAG TTCCAGGTGATTCACCAATAAGATGTACTCCTgatgaaataaagaaaaagcaTCAGCTGGCACGGGAGAGATTGTTGGCTAAGAGACTTCTGCCATTTACAGCATCGCAACAATGCTCCCAATTAGCAAATAGTCTCACTCAGCAATCTATAGATACCTTGCCAACAAAGAAATCTGTCTTCCAGCCAAAAGTTGCAAGTGCACctacaaaattattgaatcaaaaaaatattcctaatATGAATGATAGAAAACCTAAACTACATGTAAAAGATGATGCTGCTGaccttaaattattaattgaaaagaAAAGACAAGAAGCACTAATGAAGCTGAGACGAAGGcaaccaaaataa
- the LOC123716182 gene encoding mast cell protease 1A-like isoform X2 codes for MSTDVVILLLIVDFSLGSSFEGKVIGGKYATIKNFPHVAFLKINVDYEAYICGSSVLNQLLLVSAAHCFELIDKRTIIGVYAGHHDIFQVKLVRLVKTVYRHKSYHSETIANDIALIKLKHALPFGEFIKRVILRPNIHKEVGILAGWGATNSQMSEFDYKLKCVSQKLRSKDDCSRIGTLHKGMICAGSFNSNHSRPSKGDSGSGLIGKDYQIVGIVSHLVTSYPAIIVYTNVSHYYSWIHQKAAKILCPIE; via the exons atgaGTACTGACGTTGTTATACTGTTGCTTATAGTCGATTTTTCTTTAGGCAGTAGTTTTGAGGGGAAAGTTATTGGTGGGAAATAtgcaacaattaaaaattttccTCATGTagcatttttgaaaataaacgtAGACTATGAGGCATATATTTGTGGATCTTCTGTGTTGAATCaactattgttagtgtctGCCGCACATTGTTTTGAGCTAATAGATAAACGTACTATTATAGGTGTGTATGCGGGACATCATGACATTTTTCAG GTGAAACTAGTGAGACTGGTGAAAACTGTATATCGTCACAAATCTTACCACTCCGAAACCATAGCTAATGACATTGCTTTGATAAAACTTAAGCACGCCTTACCTTTTGGGGAGTTTATTAAGCGTGTGATTTTGCGACCAAATATCCACAAGGAAGTCGGAATATTGGCTGGGTGGGGAGCAACGAAT AGCCAGATGAGTGAATTTGATTACAAGCTGAAGTGTGTCTCGCAGAAGTTGAGGTCCAAAGATGACTGTTCACGAATTGGTACATTGCACAAGGGAATGATATGTGCCGGAAGTTTCAATTCTAATCATTCAAGGCCATCAaa aGGCGACTCTGGCAGCGGACTGATTGGCAAGGATTATCAAATAGTTGGCATTGTATCACATTTGGTCACCTCTTATCCAGCTATTATTGTCTATACAAATGTATCTCACTATTATTCCTGGATACATCAGAAGGcagcaaaaatattatgtccTATTGAATAA